In Actinomadura luteofluorescens, the sequence TCGGATAAATGCTGGTCAGATGACATTCGTCCGAAGTGACCGCACCGGGTTCCGATGTGATCGCGGCGGGTAGTGACGGGACGTCGCCCGAGACCCGTGGAGGCCCCATGTCCGTGCAGGCCATCGTGTTCGACCTGGACGGCGTCCTGATCGACTCCGAGCCGGTGTGGGAGGAGGTGCGGCGCGGCTACGTCGCCGAGCGCGGCGGGCGCTGGCTGCCCGACACCCAGGACCGGCTCATGGGCATGAGCACCGAGGAGTGGGCGGACTACATCGCCACCGACCTCGTCGACGGCGTCACGGCCGAGGAGGTCGCCTACGAGGTGGTCGACCGGATGTCGCAGCGGTACGTAGACGGGCCGCCCCTGCTGCCGGGCGCCGAGGACGCCGTCCGCCGGATGGCCGGGTACCGCCCGCTCGGGCTGGCCAGCTCGTCCCCCCGCGCCCTGATCGACCTCGTGCTCGGGCATCTCGGGGTGGACGGCCTGTTCCACGCGACCGTGTCGACCGAGGAGGTCGAGAACGGCAAGCCCGCCCCGGACGGCTACCTCACCGTCGCGGCGCGGCTGGAGGTGCCGGCGCGGGCCTGTGTCGCGATCGAGGACTCCAGCAACGGGCTGCGGTCGGCGCACGCGGCGGGGATGGCGGTGATCGCGATCCCGCGCCCGGCGCACCCGCCGGCGGCCGACGCGCTGGCGCTGGCCGCGCACGTCGCGAACGGTCTCGACGAGCTCACCCCCGAGCTCGCGGAGGCGGTCGTCCACAGGTGAAGGTTCCGGGGACGGGTGTCCGCGGCGGTTCGTAGTATGGCCCGGTGACTTCCCCTGAGACCCCGGAGACCCTCGACACCCTGCGGCGCGTGTTCGGCTACGACGCGTTCCGGGACGGCCAGCGGGAGATCATCGAGCATGTGGTCGCCGGCGGGGACGCCCTCGTCCTGATGCCGACCGGCGGCGGCAAGTCGCTGTGCTACCAGATCCCGGCACTCGTCCGGAAGGGCACCGGCGTCGTCGTCTCGCCCCTCATCGCCCTCATGCAGGACCAGGTGGACGCCCTGCGCGCCCTCGGCGTCCGCGCGGGCTTCCTCAACTCCACCCAGGACTTCGACGAGCGCCGCGTGGTCGAGGCCCAGTTCACGACGGGCGAGCTCGACCTGCTGTACCTGGCGCCGGAGCGGTTGAAGCTCGCCGCGACCGTCGACCTGCTCGACCGGGGCGACGTCTCCCTGTTCGCGATCGACGAGGCGCACTGCGTGTCGCAGTGGGGGCACGACTTCCGCCCCGACTACCTGACGCTGTCCGGCCTGCACGAACGCTGGCCCGACGTCCCCCGCATCGCGCTCACCGCGACCGCCACCGAGGCCACCCGCGGCGAGATCGCGTCCCGCCTCCAGCTGGAACAGGCCCGCCACTTCGTGGCGAGCTTCGACCGTCCCAACATCCAGTACCGGATCGAGCCGAAGACCGACGCCAAGCGCCAGCTTCTGCGCCTGCTCCAGAGCGAGCACAAGGGCGACGCGGGCATCGTCTACTGCCTGTCCCGCAACTCGGTGGAGAAGCACGCCGCGTTCCTGACCGAGAACGGCATCGAGGCCCTCCCCTACCACGCGGGCCTCGACGCCGGGATCCGCGCCGCGAACCAGGCGCGCTTCCTGCGCGAAGAGGGCCTCGTCATGGTCGCGACCATCGCGTTCGGCATGGGCATCGACAAGCCCGACGTCCGCTTCGTCGCCCATCTCGACCTGCCCAAGTCCGTCGAGGGCTACTACCAGGAGACGGGCCGCGCCGGACGCGACGGCCTCCCGTCCACCGCCTGGCTCGCCTACGGCCTGCAGGACGTCGTCAACCTGCGCAAGATGATCGACGGCGGCGAGGGCGACGCCGCGCACCGCCGCCGCCAGGGCATGCACCTCGACTCCATGCTCGCCCTCTGCGAGACGGTCGAGTGCCGCCGCGTCCAGCTGCTGAACTACTTCGGCCAGTCCGGCGAGCCCTGCGGCAACTGCGACACCTGCCTCACACCGCCCGAGACGTGGGACGCGACCGTCCCCGCCCAGAAGGTCCTGTCGACCGTGGTCCGCCTCGACCGCGAACGGCGCCAGAAGTTCGGCGCCGGCCACATCGTCGACATCCTCCTCGGCAAGAAGAACGCGAAGGTCATCCAGTTCGACCACGACTCGCTGAAGGTCTTCGGCATCGGCACCGAACTGCGCGACGTCGAGTGGCGCGGCGTCGTCCGCCAGCTCCTCGCGCAGGGCCTGATCGCGGTGGAGAGCAACCACGGGACGCTCGTCCTGACCGACGAGAGCGGCGGCGTGCTGCGCGGCGAGCGCAAGGTGATGATGCGCCGCGAGGCCGAACGCCCCGCCGCGAAGGCGGCGAAGACCGCCAAGGCGGCCAAGCCCCAGGTCGAGCTCCCCGCCGAGTCGATGCCGATCTTCGAGCGGCTCCGCGCCTGGCGTGCCGCGACGGCCAAGGAGCAGGGCGTCCCCGCCTACGTCATCTTCCACGACGCGACCCTGCGCGAGATCGCCACCGCCCTCCCCACCTCCCTGGCGGAACTGGGCCGCGTCAACGGCGTCGGCGAGAACAAACTCGCCAAGTACGGCGACCAGGTCCTGGAGACCCTGACCTCCGAGTAGAGGCCGTCCCCCGATTCGCCGGTCACCAGACGGCTCCCCTGGTCACACCGGTGTGTCGCCATCGGGCCCACCACCTGCTCTTTACTCTGTGTTTTAACTTGATTACCATCTGTATATGATACGGAAGAGCAAGATCGCCGCCAGCTCCAGCCCGAGTTGGACCGCTCCCGGCACGAGCTGGACCCGCGCCGCAACCAACCTGACCGCCCCGAACACCCACCGGACCCGGCCCGGGACGAGCTGGACCCGCGCCAGCACAAGTTGGACCGCTCCCGACACCATCTGAGCCCCCGGCGCCGCCTGGACGCACGGCATCCCGAGAGCGGCAAGACGCGCCCCTGATGGTGGCGGCTCGAAGCACCCGACGAAGGCCCAGAGCAAGACCACAAGGGGCCAGAAGACTCCTGCCCAGCCATATTCAGCCAGGCCGACTGACCACGGCTCCTATCTGCACATCTCGCGCTCAGGAGCTCCCGCCGATCAGGATTTCGTGCCGATCAGGCCGGGCCACGGAGCAGGCTCACGCCCCTCAGAGGACACGTGCGTGCCAGAGGCCCGTGCCCGTCGGAGGCCCGCGCCGGTCAGAGGCCCGTGCCCGCCAGGGGGTCTTGCGTGTTGGGAGGGCGTGCCGGTTGGGGGTGGGTGGGGTTCGGGGAACTCTCAGGGTTCTCCCAGGGTTCCGTGTGGGCTTCTGCCAGGCGCGGCCGCTTACATGTGCGGCATGCGAAACAACCGGAAGACGATCGCGGCCGGGGCCGGTGCCGCCGGGCTGCTCGGGCTCGGCCTCTACTTCTCCGTCCCCGCCTTCGCCGACGACCCCGCCCCCTCCCCCTCGCCCACGGCGCATGCGGGCCACGGCCAACCCGGCAAGGGGCACCCGTTCCGCCGGGCGCGCGCGCTGCGCGGCGTCCACGGTGAGGCCACCGTGAAGCGCAAGGACGGGTTCCACCTCGCCACCTGGCAGCGCGGCAAGATCACCGCTGTCTCGGCGACCGGGGTGACCGTTCGCAGCGACGACGGCGTCTCCTGGACGTGGACGTCCGACGGCAAGACCCGCGTCCGCAAGAACGGCGAGAAGTCGTCACTCAAGGGACTGGCCGGCGGCGACCAGGTGCTCGTCGCCGGGGAGCGCTCCGGCGGCACGCGGACCGCGCGCCTGATCCGCGTCCCCAAGCACCGCTAGTCCACCGGCGCCCCCACGCCGGGTAGTTTCGGGCGGTAGGCCTGATGTGCGGGCGCGGACCCTGCGAGGGAGCGAGTTGCGGAGCCGATGAGCGAGACCCGGCGGGTCCTCGTCGTGGACGACGAGGCCAACATCCGTGACCTCATCGAGGTCGCGCTGCGCTTCCACGGCTTCGCGACCGCCACCGCCGGCACGGGCGAGGAGGCGCTCGGGGCCGTCCGCGAGGCGCGGCCCGACCTCGTCCTGCTGGACGTCATGCTGCCCGACCTGGACGGATTCGAGGTGTGCCGGCGGCTGCGGGCGGACGGCGACCAGGTCCCGGTGATCTTCCTGACCGCGCGGGACACGCCGTCCGACACCGTCACGGGCCTCACGCTCGGCGGTGACGACTATGTCACCAAGCCGTTCTCGATCGAGGCGCTGATCGCCCGGGTGCGGGCCGTCCTGCGCCGGACGGCCCCGCCGGAGCCCTCCGCGGGGCCCGTGCTGCGCGTCGCCGACCTCGAACTCGACGAGGCGCACTGGACGGTGCGGCGCGGCGGCGTGCCCGTCGAACTGTCCCCGACCGAGTTCCGGCTGCTCGCCTACCTGATGCGCAACGCGGGCATGGTGCTCTCCCGCGCCCAGCTCCTCGACGGGGTGTGGGGCTGGGACCACGGCAACCCGCAGGTCGTGGAGACCTACATCAGCTACCTGCGCCGCAAGCTTGACCCGCTCGGCACCCCGCTCATCCACACCCAGCGCGGGGTGGGTTACGCGCTGCGGCCATGACGCTCAACGCCCGGCTGCTCACCGGCCTGCTCGCGATCACCACCGCCGGGCTGGCGATCATGGGCCTGGTCAGCGCGCTCGTCCTGAACGGGTACCTGATGCACCGCGTGGACGGCCAGCTCCAGGCCACCCGCGACCGCGCCGTGACGCGCCTGCTGCGTCCCGGCCTGCCCGAGCAGGGCGTCGCCCCCGCGCAGTTCGTGGTGCTGGCCGTCGGCCCGGCGGGGCGGGTCCGCGTCCTCAGCGGCGACGCGCCCGCGCCCGAGCGGGCCGTCCGCGAGGTGCAGCGGCTGGGCAGGGACGAGCTGGCCGCCCGCGCCCGCGGCCTCGAACCGTTCTCCCTCCCCGGACTGCGCGCGGTGGCGCGTCCCTGGCGGGGCGGCGTCGTCGTCGTGGCGTCTCCCCTCACCGAGATCCACGCGGCGGTGCGCAACCTCGTGCTGTCGGAGATCGCGACGGCCGCCCTGCTGCTCGCCGTCCTGCTCGTGCTCGGCCGGTGGCTCATCCGCCGCGGCCTGCTGCCGCTGAGCCGGATGGCCGCGACCGCGCACGCCATCACGGCGGGCGGCGACCTGCGCGCCCGCATGCCCGGCCCCGGGCAGCGCACCGAGGTGGCCCGTCTCGCGTCCGCCGTCAATGTGATGCTGGAGCGGATCGAGCAGGCGTTCTGGGCGCGCAGCCGCTCCGAGGCGCGCGTCCGCGAGTTCGCGGCGGACGCGTCCCACGAGCTGCGCACGCCGCTCACGGCCATCCAGGGCTACGCGGAGCTGTACCGGCACGGCGCGCTCGGCCCGGACGAGCTGCCCGACGCGATGCGCCGCATCGAAGAGGAGGCACGCCGGATGAACAGTCTCGTCACCGACCTCCTCGAACTCGCGCGTCTCGACCGTGAGGCGTCCCTGCACCCCGTCCGCACCGACCTCGTCGCCCTCGCTCGCGACGCCGTGGCCGACGCGACCGCGGCCGCCCCCGACCGTCCCATCGTGCTGGACGCCCCCGACACTTTGACGGCGACCGTCGACGAGGCCCGCGTCCGCCAGGTCTTCGCCAACCTCCTGGCCAACGTGCGGGCCCACACCCCGCCCGGAACGCCCGCGACCGTCCGCCTTGCGCCCGGCCTGATCGAGGTGGCGGACGAGGGGCCCGGCATGTCCCCGGAAGACGCCGCGCGCGCCTTCGAGCGCTTCCACAGGGGTACTCAGGGCGGCACCGGCCTGGGCCTTCCGATCGTCGCCGCCATCGCCGCCGCCCATGGCGGACGCGCCGAACTGCTCTCCGAACCCTCCAAGGGGACGATCGTCCGCATCACGCTGGGTTCCCACTGAGCGGGACATCCCGGTACCGCCCGGGGGCGCCGTCCTGCACAGTCCGAAGGTCGGCTTCCCGAACCGAAGGAACCCCGGTATGGCGGGCTGGAGTCATCGGTACGCGCGAATCAACGGCCTGGACGTCCACTACGTGGAGCAGGGCGAGGGGCCGCTCGTCGTCCTCCTGCACGGCTTCCCGCACATCTGGTTCAGCTGGCGCCACCAGATCGGGCCCATCGCCGACGCCGGTTTCCGTGTCGTCGCGCCCGACATGCGCGGTATGGGACACACCGGCGGCCCCCGGGACCACCGCGAGTACGACGTCGACCGGATCGTGGGCGATCTCACCGGCCTCCTCGACCACCTCGGCGAGGAGAAGGCCGTCTTCAGCGGCCTGGACTTCGGCCTGTTCGCCGCCTACGACCTCGCCTACCACCACCCGGACCGCGTCGCCGCGATCATCGGCCTGGAGAACCCGTTCTTCACGCCGAGCGACGAGTCGCCCCTGACGCTCGCCGCCCGCCAGGCCAGGCGCCACTTCAACCACATCCACTACTTCGCCGAGCCGGGCGTCGCCGACCGCGACCTCGCCGCCGCGCCCCGCGAGTTCCTGCGCAAGGTCTTCTACGCGCTGTCCAGCGACTACCACTACCTCGACGTCTGGCGGCAGCCTCCGGGAACGTCCTATCTCGACGCCCTCCCTGAGACGCCACCGCTCCCATGGACGTGGCTGACCGAACCGGAACTGGAGTTCTACGTCGACGCCTACAGCCGCAGCGGCTTCACCGGCGGGCTCAACTGGTACCGGGCGATGGACCTCTCCTGGGAGTACCGCAAGTCCTACGGCGACCGGAAGAACCCCGTCCCGTACTACTTCATCGGCAGCGAGCAGGACGCCGATCTCGAGGGCTGGCACGGCGACGACCCCCTGAACAAGCTCGGCGATCATCACGCCGATGTCCGCGGCGTCCGAATGATCAAGCAGGCCGGCCACATGACGCAGATGGAGAGGCCCGCCGAGACCACGGCGGCGATGCTCGGATTCCTCACGGGGAGCGACAGGTGAGCCTGACCGAAGACCGGATCGTCGTGGTCACCGGTGCCAGCCGCGGCGCCGGGAAGGGCATCGCGCTGGCCCTCGGCGCGACCGGCGCGACCGTGTACGTGACGGGCCGGACCCGCGCCGAGGGCGACGCCGGCCTCCCCGGCACGGTCTTCGCCACGGCCGAGGAGATCGGCGCCCGCGGCGGCACCGGCGTGCCCGTGATCTGCGACCACTCCGACGACGCGCAGGTCGCGGACCTGTTCTCGCGGGTGGAGCGCGAGCACGGCAGGCTGGACATTCTCGTCAACAACGCCTTCACGATCCCGGACGGCCTCACCCGCGAAGGGCCGTTCTGGGAGAAGCCGCTGGCGCTCCAGAGCATGTTCGACGTGGGGATGCGCTCCGCCTACGTCGCCAGTTACCACGCCGCTCCGCTGCTGGTCAGGAACAAGGCGGGCCTCGTCGTCAACACCTCGTCCTTCGGCGGGCGCTGCTACATGCACGGTCCCGCCTACGGCGCGGGAAAGGCCGCCGTCGACAAGATGGCGCACGACATGGCGGTCGATTTCGAGCCCTTCAACGTCGCCGTCATCTCGCTGTGGATGGGTCTGCTGAAGACCGAACGGAACAAGGCGCTTTTCGAGGGCGTCCCCGACCGGTACAGGTCGTTCGCCGCGGGGGCCGAGTCCGCCGAGTTCAGCGGACGGGTGATCGACGCGCTCGCCCGGCACCCGGAGTTCATGCGGTGGAGCGGGCAGGTCCACATCGGGGCCGAGCTCGGCGCCGAGCTGGGCGTGGTGGACGTCGACGGCAGCAGCCCCCGCTCGCACCGCGGGCACCTCGGCGACCCGCCCACCTTCAGCCCCGCCGTCGTCAAGTAGTCGGCAACGCCTTCCCCAAGGCTTTCCCGTTCAACCGATCCGCAATTCAGCAGGATCCTTTTATTCGCCCCGCATATCTCCTGCGCGATGCAAACGTCTCTCCATGTCGCGGGACTGCCTGACGCCCTGGTCATCGCGGTGGCTGCGATTACTGGAGATACGCCGGAAATGTCCCGCGAAAGGGCACCTGACCTGACGCGCACGCGGAGTTATGATCCACAACAGGGCCGAGGAGATAACGGTCCCATCCGGGACGTCCGGACGTCCGTTGTCCGCATTCCTTCGTCCATCCCTGTCCGGCCGAGACCGTGCGAGACAAGGCGATGGGACTCCAGCGAGGAGGCACCATGACCCACGTCGAGCAAGAGCCCGCCCCGCCCGCCCCGCACGCTCCGTCCGCGATCGCCGACCCGGCGCCCCTGGGCCTTGCGGCCTTCGCCCTGACCACGTTCCTGCTGTCCGTCAAGAACGCCGCGTGGACCGACGGCACCGACGCCTGGCTGGGCTACGCCCTCGCCTACGGCGGCATCGTCCAGATCCTGGCCGGCATGTGGGAGTTCCGCAATCGCAACGTGTTCGGCGCGACGGCCTTCTCGTCCTACGGCGGCTTCTGGCTCGGCCTCGGCCTGTACGTCGTCCTGATCGCCGGTGAGGCGACCCCCGCCCAGGAGGCCAACGACCTCGGCTGGATCCTCCTCGCCTTCGCGATCTTCAACACCTACATGATGCTCTGGGCGACCCAGGTCAACCAGGCCGTCCTGGCGGTGTTCGTCGCCCTGGAGGCCACGGAGATCATCCTTTTCATCGGGAACTTCGCCACCAGCGAGACCACGGTCAAGATCGGCGGCTATCTCGGCGTCCTCACCGCCGTATGCGCCTGGTACGCCTCCGCCGCCGGGATCATCAACGGCATGACGGGCCGCACCCTGCTCGGCGTCGGCAAGCCGCTCAGGCACCGCCTGGTCTCCGGAACCGAAACCCACTGACCCGGGCGGCGGGGTCCTCCTTCTCGGGCCGGACCGCGGACGGCGCTAGAGTGGCGTCGTGGCCCCCCGTTCGGAAGACCTGGCGCGCCTC encodes:
- a CDS encoding HAD family hydrolase, which translates into the protein MSVQAIVFDLDGVLIDSEPVWEEVRRGYVAERGGRWLPDTQDRLMGMSTEEWADYIATDLVDGVTAEEVAYEVVDRMSQRYVDGPPLLPGAEDAVRRMAGYRPLGLASSSPRALIDLVLGHLGVDGLFHATVSTEEVENGKPAPDGYLTVAARLEVPARACVAIEDSSNGLRSAHAAGMAVIAIPRPAHPPAADALALAAHVANGLDELTPELAEAVVHR
- the recQ gene encoding DNA helicase RecQ yields the protein MTSPETPETLDTLRRVFGYDAFRDGQREIIEHVVAGGDALVLMPTGGGKSLCYQIPALVRKGTGVVVSPLIALMQDQVDALRALGVRAGFLNSTQDFDERRVVEAQFTTGELDLLYLAPERLKLAATVDLLDRGDVSLFAIDEAHCVSQWGHDFRPDYLTLSGLHERWPDVPRIALTATATEATRGEIASRLQLEQARHFVASFDRPNIQYRIEPKTDAKRQLLRLLQSEHKGDAGIVYCLSRNSVEKHAAFLTENGIEALPYHAGLDAGIRAANQARFLREEGLVMVATIAFGMGIDKPDVRFVAHLDLPKSVEGYYQETGRAGRDGLPSTAWLAYGLQDVVNLRKMIDGGEGDAAHRRRQGMHLDSMLALCETVECRRVQLLNYFGQSGEPCGNCDTCLTPPETWDATVPAQKVLSTVVRLDRERRQKFGAGHIVDILLGKKNAKVIQFDHDSLKVFGIGTELRDVEWRGVVRQLLAQGLIAVESNHGTLVLTDESGGVLRGERKVMMRREAERPAAKAAKTAKAAKPQVELPAESMPIFERLRAWRAATAKEQGVPAYVIFHDATLREIATALPTSLAELGRVNGVGENKLAKYGDQVLETLTSE
- a CDS encoding DUF5666 domain-containing protein yields the protein MRNNRKTIAAGAGAAGLLGLGLYFSVPAFADDPAPSPSPTAHAGHGQPGKGHPFRRARALRGVHGEATVKRKDGFHLATWQRGKITAVSATGVTVRSDDGVSWTWTSDGKTRVRKNGEKSSLKGLAGGDQVLVAGERSGGTRTARLIRVPKHR
- a CDS encoding response regulator transcription factor; this encodes MSETRRVLVVDDEANIRDLIEVALRFHGFATATAGTGEEALGAVREARPDLVLLDVMLPDLDGFEVCRRLRADGDQVPVIFLTARDTPSDTVTGLTLGGDDYVTKPFSIEALIARVRAVLRRTAPPEPSAGPVLRVADLELDEAHWTVRRGGVPVELSPTEFRLLAYLMRNAGMVLSRAQLLDGVWGWDHGNPQVVETYISYLRRKLDPLGTPLIHTQRGVGYALRP
- a CDS encoding sensor histidine kinase encodes the protein MTLNARLLTGLLAITTAGLAIMGLVSALVLNGYLMHRVDGQLQATRDRAVTRLLRPGLPEQGVAPAQFVVLAVGPAGRVRVLSGDAPAPERAVREVQRLGRDELAARARGLEPFSLPGLRAVARPWRGGVVVVASPLTEIHAAVRNLVLSEIATAALLLAVLLVLGRWLIRRGLLPLSRMAATAHAITAGGDLRARMPGPGQRTEVARLASAVNVMLERIEQAFWARSRSEARVREFAADASHELRTPLTAIQGYAELYRHGALGPDELPDAMRRIEEEARRMNSLVTDLLELARLDREASLHPVRTDLVALARDAVADATAAAPDRPIVLDAPDTLTATVDEARVRQVFANLLANVRAHTPPGTPATVRLAPGLIEVADEGPGMSPEDAARAFERFHRGTQGGTGLGLPIVAAIAAAHGGRAELLSEPSKGTIVRITLGSH
- a CDS encoding alpha/beta hydrolase — protein: MAGWSHRYARINGLDVHYVEQGEGPLVVLLHGFPHIWFSWRHQIGPIADAGFRVVAPDMRGMGHTGGPRDHREYDVDRIVGDLTGLLDHLGEEKAVFSGLDFGLFAAYDLAYHHPDRVAAIIGLENPFFTPSDESPLTLAARQARRHFNHIHYFAEPGVADRDLAAAPREFLRKVFYALSSDYHYLDVWRQPPGTSYLDALPETPPLPWTWLTEPELEFYVDAYSRSGFTGGLNWYRAMDLSWEYRKSYGDRKNPVPYYFIGSEQDADLEGWHGDDPLNKLGDHHADVRGVRMIKQAGHMTQMERPAETTAAMLGFLTGSDR
- a CDS encoding SDR family NAD(P)-dependent oxidoreductase, whose product is MSLTEDRIVVVTGASRGAGKGIALALGATGATVYVTGRTRAEGDAGLPGTVFATAEEIGARGGTGVPVICDHSDDAQVADLFSRVEREHGRLDILVNNAFTIPDGLTREGPFWEKPLALQSMFDVGMRSAYVASYHAAPLLVRNKAGLVVNTSSFGGRCYMHGPAYGAGKAAVDKMAHDMAVDFEPFNVAVISLWMGLLKTERNKALFEGVPDRYRSFAAGAESAEFSGRVIDALARHPEFMRWSGQVHIGAELGAELGVVDVDGSSPRSHRGHLGDPPTFSPAVVK
- a CDS encoding acetate uptake transporter; its protein translation is MTHVEQEPAPPAPHAPSAIADPAPLGLAAFALTTFLLSVKNAAWTDGTDAWLGYALAYGGIVQILAGMWEFRNRNVFGATAFSSYGGFWLGLGLYVVLIAGEATPAQEANDLGWILLAFAIFNTYMMLWATQVNQAVLAVFVALEATEIILFIGNFATSETTVKIGGYLGVLTAVCAWYASAAGIINGMTGRTLLGVGKPLRHRLVSGTETH